In Falco peregrinus isolate bFalPer1 chromosome 9, bFalPer1.pri, whole genome shotgun sequence, the genomic stretch TTGCCAACAACTTCTTCCAATTATACTCGTTTGGAGTACCCATTGTTGTTTTCTATTACCCTTTTTCATTGTTTCGCATACTTGGGGATTGCTTATGTTGCTCTCCATAGCCTCCCATGGCCATCGTTCACCTTGATTTGTTCCACCACAAACATAACAATTAGTTGTATTCAATGACTTAGCAATGTTTTCAGCAAGAtttataaatagatttttaGCAACTGTGGGAAATTCATATTTTACTCCTGTTTCTATTTCATGATAAAATGAGTTGAATAACAGTCTATGTTGCACTGActcttttatcctttctttgattttaatattaataactaCACCCGGGTCTTCTCCAGGTCCATATATCTTAAGTCCAATTTTGgttactttcttctgtttccaaatcTCTAAATTTACAAGAGTTAAATTTACTAGATTGCAGGTACGGGTTGTACAATTACTGTCTGTTTGTACCCTTGTCATTGAAGCTTGTAAATTTCCACATTGATTATCATACCCCCAGCCTGCAGTATCCCAACATACACAGGACCATCCCCTTCTTCGGCATAGGTGTGCCGATTGATACCTCGCTGTTTGACTAGGTACATAATCAGGGTTTATTTGACATTGATGTCCACCGGGGCAGATGTATTTTGGTTGATTACTATAGTACCATCTCCACTCCAAACTCCCACAATTAGTGTCTGGATCATCATCTATAATATCACATGCATCAAAGATTACTGATACTGATGTGTTCAAATTGGTTATAACCCGACTTGTTCCAATTAATCTACCTACTTCCGAATTTCTCTTAATTTCCACCCAATATTGAGAAGGGAGTTCTTTTGGATCATAGCAGACGGTCCTGTTAccttttctgcacagagcaTACTGGGTTTGGTTATGAATGCAGTTTCCTATTTTCTGGTCTTTACAGTCATAGACCATATGATACACCAAGGTTTGGGAACTTACCCGTCCCCTTCTAGTAGTTACTATACATTGATTGCAGTTGTTGGTCGTAGCCTGGGTTAAGGAACTCACCCCAAGTAGGACTAGAAGAGGTCTGGTAAGGGCCATAGTGATCGATGGTCACAGCCCGAAGGGGTTGCAGCCCTTGGCAGACCTTCCAAGCCGCAGCACCAGTTCCCTATCCGGTGTTGCCCTCTTCTTTAATCTTAAGGGATCATCTCTTTTAAACAGCCAGATAAGATAATTTGTATGCTGTGTCCCAAAAATTTTGGCATATGTTGTGGATAGCTTATTATTGTCTCTTATTTCCTAAAAACACTTCTTGATTAAatcaacaacaataaaaccttacccagggaaggttatggaagGGGGTGGTGGCTTTGTATCGAATACACCG encodes the following:
- the LOC129785205 gene encoding endogenous retrovirus group 3 member 1 Env polyprotein-like, giving the protein MALTRPLLVLLGVSSLTQATTNNCNQCIVTTRRGRVSSQTLVYHMVYDCKDQKIGNCIHNQTQYALCRKGNRTVCYDPKELPSQYWVEIKRNSEVGRLIGTSRVITNLNTSVSVIFDACDIIDDDPDTNCGSLEWRWYYSNQPKYICPGGHQCQINPDYVPSQTARYQSAHLCRRRGWSCVCWDTAGWGYDNQCGNLQASMTRVQTDSNCTTRTCNLVNLTLVNLEIWKQKKVTKIGLKIYGPGEDPGVVINIKIKERIKESVQHRLLFNSFYHEIETGVKYEFPTVAKNLFINLAENIAKSLNTTNCYVCGGTNQGERWPWEAMESNISNPQVCETMKKGNRKQQWVLQTSIIGRSCWQNLKNQRKTSR